A window from Lachnoanaerobaculum umeaense encodes these proteins:
- a CDS encoding FHA domain-containing protein, with protein sequence MAVVRCNQGHYYDDEKFSRCPHCGIFAGVEEKKNKNADKKGFFSAFTRTKDDSKTVAKHESNYTDNRPMEDTVTVSLESVEKAPVKKPSDDGKTIGMFSAAKGNDYVTGWLVCIDGVEKGRDFRIRHGFNWIGRDYDMDVILQCDISVSRQKHCAIVYDDRGNSFSIVPNAGNELYKNGEPIHEPEKIKTGDVIQVGMQRYEFIAFCREGREWEKE encoded by the coding sequence ATGGCAGTTGTTAGATGTAATCAAGGGCATTATTATGATGATGAAAAATTCTCCAGATGTCCTCATTGTGGAATATTTGCAGGAGTAGAAGAGAAAAAAAATAAAAATGCTGATAAAAAGGGATTTTTCTCAGCATTTACAAGAACAAAGGATGATTCAAAGACTGTAGCAAAACATGAAAGCAACTATACAGATAATAGACCTATGGAGGACACAGTAACTGTAAGCCTGGAAAGTGTGGAAAAAGCACCTGTAAAAAAGCCTTCAGATGATGGTAAGACTATAGGTATGTTTTCTGCTGCAAAGGGAAATGACTATGTTACAGGTTGGTTAGTGTGTATTGACGGTGTAGAAAAGGGAAGAGACTTCAGAATAAGACATGGCTTCAACTGGATTGGCCGTGATTATGATATGGATGTTATATTGCAATGTGATATATCAGTAAGCAGGCAAAAACATTGTGCTATTGTATATGATGATAGAGGCAATAGCTTTTCTATTGTACCAAATGCCGGAAATGAATTGTATAAAAATGGAGAACCTATACATGAGCCTGAAAAAATAAAAACAGGTGATGTAATACAGGTTGGAATGCAAAGATATGAATTCATTGCATTTTGTAGAGAGGGCAGAGAATGGGAAAAAGAAT
- a CDS encoding PP2C family protein-serine/threonine phosphatase translates to MITYYLYSNVGRRDNNEDSVGMTKAGEDFCFVLADGLGGHGKGEEASRIAVERVIEEFVSAGGASQECLSTSLQNAQYIIMQTQRSNIECRDMKTTCVVLHIGENSIQWGHVGDSRLYHFYKNKLVQRTRDHSVPQMLVDAGRLKEKHIRNHPDRNRLLKVMGIEWESPKFELGEPVDKVVGQAFLLCSDGFWELIDEKQMMNCLKKASSAKEWIEMMEVIVLKKGKNTNMDNYSAIAVWIE, encoded by the coding sequence GTGATAACCTATTATTTATACAGTAATGTGGGTAGACGCGACAACAATGAGGATTCAGTTGGCATGACAAAAGCAGGAGAAGACTTCTGCTTTGTCCTTGCTGACGGTCTTGGTGGTCACGGAAAAGGTGAAGAAGCGTCTAGAATTGCAGTAGAACGAGTGATAGAGGAGTTTGTTAGTGCAGGAGGGGCTTCACAAGAGTGCTTATCAACTTCATTACAGAATGCACAGTACATTATTATGCAGACACAGAGGTCAAATATTGAGTGTAGAGACATGAAGACAACTTGTGTGGTATTACATATTGGCGAAAATAGTATCCAGTGGGGACATGTTGGAGATTCAAGACTATATCATTTTTACAAGAATAAGCTTGTGCAAAGGACAAGAGATCACAGTGTTCCACAGATGTTGGTAGACGCAGGAAGATTAAAAGAGAAACATATAAGAAACCACCCTGACAGAAATAGACTTTTAAAGGTAATGGGTATCGAATGGGAAAGTCCCAAATTTGAACTCGGAGAACCTGTGGATAAAGTAGTTGGTCAGGCTTTTTTGTTGTGTAGTGATGGTTTTTGGGAGCTTATAGACGAAAAACAGATGATGAACTGCTTAAAAAAGGCATCCTCTGCTAAAGAATGGATAGAAATGATGGAAGTTATTGTTCTAAAAAAGGGTAAAAATACAAATATGGACAATTATTCTGCTATTGCTGTTTGGATAGAATAG
- a CDS encoding FHA domain-containing protein, translating into MYIDNFVYGGGPLEIFFKPLANAYMNNPDDVITATKFSDFMYRVFCPIVFFGLLYFACRHVLYTLGKKTGDEDGWMAFVPVARAIYLCKLAGMPIALFLLLSKTIVALFCILLWFTLLNVSALITAILIAIYIIAFVVVRIMTHMKLLARFGFNPFIAFLPFGVELAVEAVMAYSNYEDRTQRDVMTTVDGKELKNQIMNDVKQIMQSNGGSSSAPSGRAVQGGTISRSPDGRIIGVSGKYVGVTFDIQNGEQFKFGRSADKSNIVFDSTDADISREHCIVRYANGIYQVTDISTNGTYLDDGTPISRGSTVNVAPGRIILLGKQKKNSFRLG; encoded by the coding sequence ATGTATATAGATAATTTTGTGTATGGTGGTGGACCTTTAGAGATTTTTTTTAAGCCTCTTGCAAACGCTTATATGAATAATCCGGATGATGTAATAACTGCGACAAAGTTTTCGGACTTTATGTACAGAGTTTTTTGTCCTATTGTTTTCTTTGGATTATTATATTTTGCATGTAGACATGTTTTATATACTTTAGGTAAAAAAACAGGTGATGAAGATGGTTGGATGGCATTTGTTCCTGTAGCAAGAGCAATATACCTATGCAAATTAGCAGGAATGCCTATCGCTTTATTTTTATTGTTAAGTAAAACAATAGTAGCATTATTTTGTATATTATTATGGTTTACATTATTAAATGTTTCTGCATTAATTACAGCTATATTGATAGCTATATATATTATTGCCTTTGTAGTTGTAAGAATTATGACACATATGAAGCTTTTGGCCAGATTCGGATTTAATCCATTTATAGCCTTCTTACCTTTTGGTGTTGAGCTTGCAGTAGAAGCGGTTATGGCATATTCAAATTATGAAGATAGAACACAAAGAGATGTAATGACAACTGTTGATGGTAAAGAGCTTAAGAATCAAATCATGAATGATGTTAAGCAGATTATGCAGTCAAATGGTGGAAGTTCAAGTGCACCTTCAGGTAGAGCAGTTCAAGGAGGAACTATCTCACGTAGTCCTGATGGTAGAATTATCGGTGTATCAGGAAAGTACGTAGGTGTTACATTTGATATTCAGAATGGTGAACAGTTTAAGTTTGGTAGATCTGCTGATAAGTCAAACATTGTATTTGATTCAACAGATGCTGACATTTCAAGAGAGCATTGTATAGTAAGATATGCTAATGGTATATATCAGGTTACTGATATATCTACAAATGGTACATACCTTGACGATGGTACACCTATTAGCAGAGGTAGTACAGTAAATGTTGCACCGGGAAGAATTATATTACTTGGAAAGCAAAAGAAGAATTCATTTAGATTAGGATAA
- a CDS encoding FHA domain-containing protein, with amino-acid sequence MNLKKCDNGHFYDADTYPSCPHCGVSGGHENFTVPFSAPPANVDVTIGGSLLREEEQKTVDMSQLSMSELDTPKSAQTSQMPSHDDEVKTISIWGRDFDSNEVSSNGVEEHNSPVVGWLVCVSGANGLKGRDFKLKVGRNFIGRDNDMDVCLKNESSVSRQQHAIIIYEPKQNIFLAQPGNTKELTYLNDEVVLVPQIMKKNDVLQVGNVALMLVPFCDDAFKWEL; translated from the coding sequence ATGAATCTAAAAAAATGTGATAATGGACATTTTTATGATGCGGACACATATCCAAGTTGTCCACATTGTGGAGTGTCAGGAGGACATGAGAACTTCACAGTTCCTTTTTCAGCTCCACCGGCAAATGTTGATGTAACTATTGGTGGTAGTTTGTTGAGAGAAGAAGAGCAAAAGACAGTTGATATGAGTCAGCTCTCAATGTCAGAACTGGATACTCCAAAGTCAGCACAGACATCACAAATGCCAAGCCATGATGATGAGGTAAAGACTATCTCTATTTGGGGAAGAGACTTTGACTCAAATGAAGTTTCATCTAATGGAGTTGAGGAGCATAATTCACCTGTAGTAGGATGGTTGGTTTGCGTAAGTGGTGCAAACGGTCTTAAGGGAAGAGATTTCAAACTTAAAGTAGGTAGAAACTTCATAGGAAGAGATAATGATATGGATGTTTGTCTTAAAAATGAAAGTAGTGTTTCAAGACAGCAACATGCAATTATAATTTATGAGCCAAAACAGAACATATTCCTTGCACAACCGGGTAATACAAAGGAATTGACTTATCTGAATGATGAAGTTGTTTTGGTTCCACAGATAATGAAGAAAAATGATGTTCTTCAGGTAGGTAATGTAGCACTTATGTTAGTGCCATTCTGTGATGATGCTTTTAAATGGGAGTTGTAG